AGGCTCACATGCACATGCATGCCACTGCCCGGAAATTGCAGGTAAGGCTTGGCCATGAAGCTGGCGCGATAACCGTGTTTGAGTGCCACGCCCCGCGTGCTGCGGCAGAACAGGGCGGCCCAGTCGGCGGCGCGCAGAGCGTCTTGCGAATGGCCAAAATTGATTTCGAACTGGCCCGGGCCGATTTCCGCAGTGATCACCGTGATATCGATGCCCTGGGCCTTGGCGGTTTGCGCCATGTCATCCAGCACTTCGCTGAAGCGCGACAGCCGCTCGATATGCAGGGTGGGCTGGTCGTCGGCATCGTCGCTCAGCGGGTCGCGGGGGAATTGCGGCAGGCCGTTGTCGAGCTTTTTATCGAACAGGTAGAACTCCAGCTCGAACGCCACCACGGGGTGAATGTCCTTGTGATGCAGGCGCTCCAGCACCCTGGCCAGCACTTCGCGGGGTTCGAATTCGATGGGCGCTTCGGTGCCGTCGGAGGTGATCAGCATCTGCCCCAGCGGTTGCGATTCCCAGCTCACCGGCTTGAGCGTACCCGGCACCAGGCGTCGATTGGCATCCGGATCGCCGTCGTTGAAGCAGTAATCGCCAATCTTGAACAAGCCACCCTGGGCGCCCAGCAATACCGCGTTCTGCGGCAGCTTCAACGGGCTGCCGGCGGCGACCTTCTCAAGCATCTCCACCGGGTAGCGCTTGCCGTAGAAATGCCCCGCAATGTCCAGGGCGATCAGGTCGACGTAGCGCACGTCGGGATGGTTCTGGCGGAAGGCGCGCACTTCGGCCAGCAATGTTGCAGATTGGCTTTTCACGGGGTTTAGCTCCTAGTTGTAAACCCACAGCACGCGGGTGGGCAGGGCGGTCAGGTTGGCGTAGCGACAGTGGGCGAAACTGGCGAGATGGAAGCTGTCGCCAGGGCCGAGAGTGACCGCATCGGCCTCGCCTTCAACCCACAGCGTCAACTCGCCCTCCAGCACAAAACCGGCCTGTTCGGCACGGTCGCTCATGGTCTGCTCGCCGCTGTTGGCGCCGGGTGCCAACAGGCTGTCGAGCATCGAAAACGCGCCGTTCATGTTGGGCGAGACGAGGATGTCGGTGATGCCATTGGCGTAGTACACCGTGCGCCGCTCGTTGGGCCGCGTGACCCAGTCCACCGCCTTGGGTTTGGGCAGGCTGTAGAAGTACGTGGTCGGCACGTCGAGGGCGTGGCTGATGGCGGTCAGGTCGGCCACGGTCGGGCGCGACAGGCCACGTTCCACCTGGGAAAGGAAACCCACCGAGCGCTCGATCCTTTGCGCCAATTGCGCGAGGGTGAGCTTCTTGTGCTTGCGCAAGTCGTGGATCAGGGCCGCGAGGGTGGCGAGTTCATCTTGGGGTGTCATGAAATTCAGTTCGAATAATTTCATGAAAAATTACAGGATTAATTTCATGGGGGCAATGGGCGGCGAAGTTTGAACTCCCATTGTGGCGAGGGAGCTTGCTCCCGCTGGGCTGCGCAGCAGCCCCAAAAAAGCCCAGTCGAGGGTTTCCTGAACAAATGCGCTGGCCAGGTTGGGGCAGCTTCGCAGCCCAGCGGGAGCAAGCTCCCTCACCACAAGGGAGCGGGGAAACATGCGGAAATTGAGTTGGAGCGCGACCATTTGCAGGCCTGCTAGGTTGAATGAGTCATCCATCCATTCAAGGGCATCAAAGGATTGATTCAAAGACCCAACTCGCATTTGCTACGGCGTGGTCGTTATTCAGAAGCGGGTCGTGTGTACCTGGTGACGGCCGTGGTTTATCAGCGGCGTCCGGTTTTTGCTGACTTGTCTCTGGGCCGGTTATTGGTTGCAGAGCTCAAACGCGCCCACGATGCGGATCTGGTGACTTCCTTGGCCTGGGTGACCATGCCTGATCACCTTCACTGGATGTTCGAGCTGCGTGATGCAACGTTGCCGCAAGTGATACAGCAGGTGAAGTCGCGCAGCACACTGACCATCAACCAAGCCTGCGGTACGAAGGGCGCTTTTTGGCAGAATGGATACCATGATCGCGCGGCCCGAGCCGAAGAGGATCTCGTAAAGATTGCGCGCTACATCATCGCCAATCCATTGCGAGCCGGGCTGGTCGAGCGTATCGGCGACTACCCGCTCTGGGACGCAGTCTGGCTATAGCTCACTCGCCACGGGGTTTATTGGCAGGGTGTTGATGTGAATGATCCTGCGCCGCTGCGGTCGGAACCTGGTACGCACCCAAAATTGAAGGAGCACCCATGAAGTCAAAATCTCTCGTTGCCTGTGTTCTCGTTGCTGCAAGCCTGTCTACCGCCAGTTTTGTGGTGCAGGCCGGCGATACGCCGCAGGAGACCGTGCAGCCTTCCAACATCAATGCCCGTGATTTGAAAGAAGGCGATCGTGCCCCGGATATCCTGATGCGCAAGGAATCGGCGCTGGGCGACTGGAAAAAACGTGGCCTCAAGCAGCCTGAAGAAGAGAGCCAGTGGGCACGGGTTGGCGACAAGTATGTGCTGCTCAAGACCACCAACGGCACCATCCTCGAGATCACGCCAGTCAAGAAATAATCCTGAACAACCACCTGCTCGTAGCGCCTTTCTTGCGTTAAGGTAACCGGCCGTAAAATGGTCGCGTTACCTTAAAGAAAGAGAGCAGGATGCTTGCAGCGATAAGAAACTACCCCCGCACGGTCAACCTGTTGCTGTCCGCCACGTTGCTGCTGACGTTGGCCAAGGCGATCACGTTTCCATACCTGGTCATCTACCTCACCAGCCACTTCGCCCTCGACATCAGCCAGGTTGGCCTGGTGATCGGCAGTTCGCTGATTGTCGGCTCGCTGCTCAGCGTTTATGGCGGTTTCCTCGTCGACCGCGTCAACAGTTACCGTTTGCTGCTAGGTTTGAGTCTGGTATTTGTGCTGGGCTTTATCGGTACGGTGCTGGCGCAGAACATCTGGGCGTTCTATAGCTGTCTGATCCTGATCAACCTGGCCTATGCGGTCATCGATATCGCGATCAAGGCCGGTTTCGCCAGCCTGCTGCCGGAGGAGGGACGCAGCGAGGTGTTCTCCATCAAATATACGCTGACCAATATCGGCTACGCTGTGGGGCCGTTTTTTGGCGCGATGGTGGCGAAGGCGGATATCAGCCTGCCGTTTATTCTGTCGGCGTTATTGGGCGTCGGTTTTTTCCTGCTGTACTGGCGCCTGGGCGATCGCACACTGACCACTGTCGAGGTCACGCATAAACCGTTGCCGTTCATGGCCGTGGGCCGTGTGCTGCTCAAGGATCACCGCCTGGTGTGCTTCACCGTCGGTGGTTTGCTCAGTGCCGTGGTATTCGGCCAGTTCACGGCCTACCTGTCGCAATACCTGGTGACGACCACCACCGCCGAATACACCTACACCGTGATCAGCGCCGTGCTTACCACCAACGCCGTGCTGGTGATTGCCTTGCAGTATCTGATTGGCCGGCGCATCTCGCACCGTTACTTGAGCCAGTGGCTCATCGCCGGTTTGGGCATGTTCATGCTGGGTCTGATTGGCTTTGCGTTGTCCACCAGCGTGGTGTGGTGGGTGGTGGCAATGGCGGTGTTTACCGTGGGGGAGATCATCGTGTTCCCGGCCGAGTACATGTTTATCGACCGAATCGCGCCTGACGCGCTGAGGGGGATGTATTACGGCGCGCAGAACCTGTCCAATCTCGGCGCCGCATTGGGGCCGGTGCTTTGCGGGCTGGTGCTGGCCAGCCTGCCGGCGCATTACATGTTTTATATGCTCGGGGGGTTTATCGTCGGTGGCGGGGTGTTCTATTTCATTGGGGCGAAGATGAAGGCAAGTCATCCAGCGTGAGCTTGCCGACATTGTTGCTTTGCAGTTCATAGCGTAACTCGTCCACCATTTTCGCCACTTCCTGCGGGGTCTGCAGCCGGTTGGTACTGATCCCGGTGACCACCAGGTCGACTCGTCCGGTTTCGGCGTCGAAGACCTTGAGGGTCAGGGACGCATCCCGGCACAGGGTGAACTCGCAGGTCAGTGGCGACAGGCCTTCTTCGATGCAATTTCGCAGTTGAGAGAGGGTAAACATGCAGGCTCCTTCAAGGCACAGATACGATGCCTAGAAGGTTATTGACTGCCCTGGCGTCTCATAAGGCGAATTCGCACTAACTGCACTAGTGCATTTGCACTCTCAACGCTTGTTTTTCACGCGCAATTCGCCAGCGAACAGCCCGCGTTCACGGGCCCAGACGATGGCTGCACTACGACTATGCACCCCTAGCTTGGAGTACACGGTGGCCACATGGTTGCGCACGGTGTTGGGCGCCAGTTTCAGGCGTGAGGCAATCTCCTTGTCGGCCAGGCCTTCGCAGATCAACCCCAGCACGTCCCGCTCACGGGCCGTGAGGTCGGTGAAGGACACGTTCGGCAGGTTCGGGCTGTTGACGCTCTTGGCATTGGCCAGTTTTTCGATCAGGGTCTGGCTGAACCAGGAAGCGTCCTGCATGACTTCCTCGATGGCCGCGACCAGTTCCAGTTCCGAGCGTTTGCGTTCGGTGATGTTCATGAACACCAGCAGGTAGCACGGGATGTCCTGGATGATTACGGTGTCGGCGGACACCACGCAGTCGATCACTTCGTTGCCTTTTTTGCGCACTTTGAGGTCATGGCCTTCCAGGTTCCCGGCTTTCTCCAGGGTGGCGAACAGCTGTGCGCCGGCTTGGGGGCTGTCGATGAAGTCGATGTCTTCGATGGATTTGCCGATCAGTTCTTCACTGATATAGCCCGTGATGCTCATGAAGGCTTCGTTGATGTCCACCACCTGGCGATTGGCGGCGTTGCACACAAGTGTAGGCACCGGCGTCAGGCGGAAGGATTTGGCGAAGCGCTCTTCGCTCTGGCGCAGGGCGATTTCCGCTTTGCGTCGAGGCTCCAGGTCCATGAACGAAAACAGCATGCAGTCCTCTTCGTTCATGTCCAGCGGCTGGCCGGCCACGACCACCAGCTTGCTGCCGCCTTCAGGCAGCCTCAGTTCCGCTTGCATCTGCGGAATGGTCGAGCCTTGTCCCAGCCGCTCGATGGCCAGGTCCTTGCGCTCGGCGTGTTCGAGCACATCGAGTTCATACACGGATTTGCCGATGACCTGGTCGCGGTTGTAGCCGGTCATCTCCAGAAAGCCCTGATTGACCTTGATGTAGCGCAGGTCGCTGAGGCGACAGATCACCGCAGGCGCGGGGTTGGCGTTGAAGGTTTTCTCGAAGCGCTGCTCGGCGCTGGCCCATTCGGTGGCGTCGCTGAGGATCAGCACCAGCAGTTCCGGCTCGCCTTGTGAGTCGGTGATCACCAGGCTGCGCAAGCGATGAACCCAGGTCTTTTCTTCATCGGCCGTGGGCATGACTTCCACAATCACATCGCTGAACTCATCACCCGCCGCAGCGCGGGCCAGGGGGTAGCTGTCCAACTGCAGCGGATGGTTGTTGCGATACCGCAAGGCGAAGCGCTCGGCGTATTCCTGACCGTTGGCCCCCAGTCCCATGACGTCATGGACGCCGTGCATGGTCAGTGCGGCTTCGTTGGCCCAGAGAATGGTCTGGTCGACCTCGGCGAGGATCACGCCATCAGACAACCCGGAGATGATCTGCTGCAGTTGGCGGCGGTTGGTTTCTTTGGCAAGAACATCCTGTGTCATAGGTTCTCCAAGGTATGGACGCATGGTTTTACGACATCCCGGGTTCAGGATAGTGCAGAGAAATTGTTCGGGTGGGAGTGCGAATGCACCAGGCCAGGTAGTGCATATGAGCCGGGACTGAACGTATGTCGTTTCGCCACACTCCGAACCATCAAGGCACTTTGCCTTGCTCCCACCCCCTTGGAAGGACCTTTGTATGACGACTGTCTATGAAACCCATCGATCGCTGTTTCGCGTGTCCTGGAGCTCGGTATTGGCCGGTAGTGCAATTGCACTGGTCAGTTACCTCGTTTTGAGTGTGCTGGGTACGGCCATTGGCGCCAGCGCTGTTGACCCAATGGAAGCGGGTAACCCCTTGAGCGGCTTCGGCACCGGTGCCGGGATCTGGCTGTTTGTAGCAACGCTGGTCGCCGTCGCCCTCGGCGCGTTCGTGGCCGGGCGCACCGCACCGGATCGCGGCGGCCTGCATGGCGTGCTGACTTGGACACTGACCACCTTGCTCACCACCTGGCTGCTGGCAGGGCTGGCATCGAGTGTGGTGGGTACCGCTGGCAACGTAGTGGGCAAAGGCCTGTCCGCCGCCGGTAGTGGCATCGCCGCCGCCGCACCGGGCATAGGTAACAGCATCAAGCAACAGTTGAACGAGCAGGGCATCCAGCTGGATTGGAACAGCCTGCAAGGCCAGCTCGATACGCTGCTCAAGCAAACCGGCAAGCCTGAACTGAACCCAGCCAACGTCGAGCAGAAAACCGACCAGGTGGCCGCTGATGGCAAGCAATCGGCCAACGATGCGGCGACCAATCCTGCCCAGGCCGGTGATGAACTCAAGCAGTGGTTCGAACGCGTGAAAGCGTCCGGCGAGCCGGCACTGAATGCGGCGGACAAAGAGGCGCTGGTCAACATCGTCGCGGCGCGTACCGGCAAG
Above is a genomic segment from Pseudomonas sp. R5-89-07 containing:
- a CDS encoding glutamine synthetase family protein yields the protein MKSQSATLLAEVRAFRQNHPDVRYVDLIALDIAGHFYGKRYPVEMLEKVAAGSPLKLPQNAVLLGAQGGLFKIGDYCFNDGDPDANRRLVPGTLKPVSWESQPLGQMLITSDGTEAPIEFEPREVLARVLERLHHKDIHPVVAFELEFYLFDKKLDNGLPQFPRDPLSDDADDQPTLHIERLSRFSEVLDDMAQTAKAQGIDITVITAEIGPGQFEINFGHSQDALRAADWAALFCRSTRGVALKHGYRASFMAKPYLQFPGSGMHVHVSLYDGAGNNLLAAHQQQPLRHAVAGCLALLPHCMPIFSPNHNAFRRLGGTVNAATRASWGFEDRDACVRIPDSDPRNLRIEHRLASADANPYLVLAAILAGLEHGLEARQEPIAPLNEDRSSGTDFPVEMLDAVRAMQHQQVVRDTLGAEFVDVYCENKRQDHLAFQQEIHAREYRWFL
- a CDS encoding helix-turn-helix domain-containing protein; this encodes MTPQDELATLAALIHDLRKHKKLTLAQLAQRIERSVGFLSQVERGLSRPTVADLTAISHALDVPTTYFYSLPKPKAVDWVTRPNERRTVYYANGITDILVSPNMNGAFSMLDSLLAPGANSGEQTMSDRAEQAGFVLEGELTLWVEGEADAVTLGPGDSFHLASFAHCRYANLTALPTRVLWVYN
- a CDS encoding transposase, which translates into the protein MIQRPNSHLLRRGRYSEAGRVYLVTAVVYQRRPVFADLSLGRLLVAELKRAHDADLVTSLAWVTMPDHLHWMFELRDATLPQVIQQVKSRSTLTINQACGTKGAFWQNGYHDRAARAEEDLVKIARYIIANPLRAGLVERIGDYPLWDAVWL
- a CDS encoding RcnB family protein is translated as MKSKSLVACVLVAASLSTASFVVQAGDTPQETVQPSNINARDLKEGDRAPDILMRKESALGDWKKRGLKQPEEESQWARVGDKYVLLKTTNGTILEITPVKK
- a CDS encoding MFS transporter translates to MLAAIRNYPRTVNLLLSATLLLTLAKAITFPYLVIYLTSHFALDISQVGLVIGSSLIVGSLLSVYGGFLVDRVNSYRLLLGLSLVFVLGFIGTVLAQNIWAFYSCLILINLAYAVIDIAIKAGFASLLPEEGRSEVFSIKYTLTNIGYAVGPFFGAMVAKADISLPFILSALLGVGFFLLYWRLGDRTLTTVEVTHKPLPFMAVGRVLLKDHRLVCFTVGGLLSAVVFGQFTAYLSQYLVTTTTAEYTYTVISAVLTTNAVLVIALQYLIGRRISHRYLSQWLIAGLGMFMLGLIGFALSTSVVWWVVAMAVFTVGEIIVFPAEYMFIDRIAPDALRGMYYGAQNLSNLGAALGPVLCGLVLASLPAHYMFYMLGGFIVGGGVFYFIGAKMKASHPA
- a CDS encoding DUF1652 domain-containing protein, which codes for MFTLSQLRNCIEEGLSPLTCEFTLCRDASLTLKVFDAETGRVDLVVTGISTNRLQTPQEVAKMVDELRYELQSNNVGKLTLDDLPSSSPQ
- a CDS encoding PAS domain S-box protein, yielding MTQDVLAKETNRRQLQQIISGLSDGVILAEVDQTILWANEAALTMHGVHDVMGLGANGQEYAERFALRYRNNHPLQLDSYPLARAAAGDEFSDVIVEVMPTADEEKTWVHRLRSLVITDSQGEPELLVLILSDATEWASAEQRFEKTFNANPAPAVICRLSDLRYIKVNQGFLEMTGYNRDQVIGKSVYELDVLEHAERKDLAIERLGQGSTIPQMQAELRLPEGGSKLVVVAGQPLDMNEEDCMLFSFMDLEPRRKAEIALRQSEERFAKSFRLTPVPTLVCNAANRQVVDINEAFMSITGYISEELIGKSIEDIDFIDSPQAGAQLFATLEKAGNLEGHDLKVRKKGNEVIDCVVSADTVIIQDIPCYLLVFMNITERKRSELELVAAIEEVMQDASWFSQTLIEKLANAKSVNSPNLPNVSFTDLTARERDVLGLICEGLADKEIASRLKLAPNTVRNHVATVYSKLGVHSRSAAIVWARERGLFAGELRVKNKR